TTCGTCAATAAAACTCATCATAGATTACTATTGACTCGCTTTATTTCCTCGTCTTATCCAAAATTTCCTCGCTATTACTAAAACGAGTGTCTTCTGAATCTTTTATACAGATGCTACTCTGTATTCCTTTAGCTCATCGCTAAATTTATTTAAATAGAATAAATTCTATTCAAAAGAATTGCTGGTTCTTTAATTCTCTGTTTAATTTTCAAAGTTCAATTGTGCGCTGCACTCAGACAGCTTATTTATAATATCATTTTCATCAAGTTTTGTCAACATCTTTTAAAATTTTTTTATTTTTAAAAACGACAAACTTGCGACAACGAATAATATTTTACCACATACAATTATAATGTCAATAGTTTTTTATATTAATAAGTTATTGACCATATCTATATATTAATTCTCTTTTAAAAACACAGTGAATTCAGTACCCTCACCCTCTTTACTTTTCACATTACAAACTCCATCATGTAACTTTATTATGTCATTAGCTATAGCCATTCCTAATCCGGAACCTTTTGAATTTGAAGTTGTATTTGTTCCTCTATAATATCTTTCAAATATGTGATCAATATCTTTTTCTGGTATTCCTTTTCCATTATCCTTTATACCTACTTTAATAAATTCCTCACTCTTTTCTACAAATATCTCTATTATAGAATTATTATCATTATACATTAAGAAATTAGTAATAATATTTACAAATGCCCTTTTCATCATAAGTTCATCTATATTAATAACTATATTTTCATCTATATTAGAAATTTTCACATTTCTATCCTTAAATTCTGGTGATGAATGCAGCGTATATATTATATTATTTAACCACTTGCTAAAATAAACTTTTTTCTTATTTATAGTGATACAATTATTTCTAAGCTTATAACTAAAATTCAAATCATTTATAAGTTCTTCCATATATAATGCTTTATCATATATTATACCTGCATAATCTATAATTTCATCTTTTGCAAATTCATAGTCATCATCTTTAAGTATCTCTGAAAAGCCCTTTATTGATGATAATGGTGTTTTCATGTCATGACTTATAGATGAAATCCATTGATCTCTTAACTGATCTATTTTCTTTTTTCTATCCCTATTATCCATTAAAACTTTAGATAGGACATTTAAATTTTTAAATACATACTTATATATACCTTTTTCTTTTTCATTAATTTTATAATTACCACTAGATAATTTCTCTATGTAAATGAGTACTTTTTCAAGAGGTTTACCAATTTTACGCGCAAAATAAACATATCCAAATATTAAAATTATTATTAAATTAATAGCTAATATTATTAAAATGCCTCCACCGATTATTTCTTTTAAATTATGAGGATTATATTCTAAATTATATTTAGCAATTTTATTTATAGGGAATCCAATAAAATAAGAAAATTTATTTTGACCTTCAAAGCTTTTTTCTCCAATAAACAACGTGGAATTAACAGTATCATATTTATAAACATGTACAAATTCTATTGGACTATACTTTATAGGAACGTTTTTAGGTTTTTTATATGAATATTCCTCTTCTAATTTATTGTCCACAATTTGAATCCATGCATTCTGTTCTTTTAATATATTCTTTCCTCTTTCATCTATATATGGTTTAGCATCTTTTACTTTTATATATTTTCCTATATCATTTGTAAACTGAGCTGGATCCTGAGTTAATGTTGGTCTATATTCCGTTAATCTTATCATTGTCAACATATCTACAATAAAAATTATTACAAGAATTAATACTATACTTTTTGTAAATAAGCTAGTGATTTTTATATAGCTGGATGATTTTCTTCTCATAGTTTTCCCCTTCTTAAAACTTCATTTTATACCCTAATCCTTTAACTGTTAAAATATACTTAGGATTAGAGGGATCATCTTCTAACTTTTGCCTTAGCTTTCTTATATGTACCATTATAGTATTATCATAGCCAACATAATCATCTTGCCAAACTTCATTAACTATCTTTTCTTTAGATAATATTATATTTTTATTCTTAACTAAATACTTTAATAATAAAAGCTCTTTTGCTCTTAAAAGAACGCTCTCACCATTTTTTATAATTTCACCCTTTTCGAAATCTATTGTGAAATCATCCGTTTTTATTATGTCTTCCCTATTTATTAATGATTTCCTTACCATTTCAATTCTTTTAAGATGTGCTTTAACTCTAAGAGCTACTTCTTTAGGTGAGAATGGTTTTGTTATATAATCATCAGCTCCAAGTCCTAATCCTATTATCTTATCTGTATCTTCGCTTTTGGCTGATAAAAACATTATTGGAACCGCATCAAAGTTTCTTATTTGTCTAAAAACCTCAAAGCCATCTATATCTGGAAGCATTATATCTAAAATAATAATTTCTGGTGCGTTATCCTTACACTTTTTTACCCCATCGCTTCCCGTTACACTTGTTATTACATTATTAAATCCTTCTTTTTTAAGTACTGTTTCTAACAATTTTAAAATACTTTCCTCATCATCTATAAGAAGTATTTTGCTGTCCATTATATTTTTCATGATTAGCACCTCCCTAAACATGATAATATACTTTTCTTATCCATTTCAATCTAATAATCAATATTTAAGGTTTAGTTAAGGTTCAGATTAAACACAGATAAGCTTAGCATATTACAATTTAAACATAGTCAAGTTAATCACTTTTGAAATTAATGTATAGGAGAGATATAAATGAAAAATTATGTTGTTGAAGTTAATAATTTAAGTAAAACTTATAGAGGTTTTAATACTGTAAATAATATAAATTTAAATATTAAAGAAGGAAGAATTTATGGCTTTCTTGGACCAAATGGAGCTGGAAAATCAACTACTATAAGAATGATTTTAGGCCTTATTAAAAGTTCTTCTGGAAGCATAAAAGTTTTTGGAAAGAACCTTAAAGAAAGCAGATCAGAAATATTAAAAAATGTTGGTGCTTTAGTGGAATCCCCTTCATATTATGGACACTTAAATGCTTATGAGAATTTAAAAATATGGGCAACAATTAAAAATGTTGATAAGAATAGTATTAATGATGTTCTAAGATTAGTTAATCTTTATGAGCATCGAAAGAAAAAAGTAAGTAAATTTTCTCTTGGTATGAAACAACGCCTTGGAATAGCACAAGCCTTAATTGGTGATCCAGAACTTATAATACTTGATGAACCTACTAATGGACTTGATCCAATGGGCATAAAAGAAATCAGAAATCTTATAGTAGACTTAGCTAAAAAGCATAATAAAACTATAATTATAAGCTCACATATACTAAGTGAAATGGAACTTATGGTTGATGATGTAGGAATAATTAATAAGGGTAATCTTCTCTACGAAGGCTCACTTGTAAATTTAAAATCTAAATATAGCTCAGATATGAAACTTGAAGACATATTCTTAGAATTAGTAGGAGGTAACTAAATGGAATCATTTGTTTGTTTAAAATTAGAATTTATGAAATTTAGGAAAAGCTTTATAAAATTTTTGTTTATTTTTCCCGCAGTATTATCTGCTGCTATGTTAACTATAGGTCTTTATTTTAGAAAAAACAGTTTTATTTCTTACGGTGGCTTAAAAGATAGTTTCTCAGGAGTACTACTGGCAAATAACTCTATCCTTGCTTGGAATATTATACTTCTTTTATTTGTAATAGCTATGAGTATTTCTTTATTTTATATTGAAACTGCTAATGATTCCTTAACTTCTATTTGTTCAAGTAATCTTAAAAGAGGCAGTATATATCTTGGAAAATGGATGTTCCTATTTATATCTACAATATTAATGATTTCTATCGGTATATTTATTTTAATTATTGATGCAAAAATATTTGGAATACCAATCGTTTTAGATAATGGTGTAATTATGAAATATATATGTTTTGAGTTATTTTTCTCTTTAGGTTTAGTAAGTTTTCAACTATTTTTAATATCTATTTTAAAGGACATTACAACCTCTACTATTGTTTCTCTTTTGGCAGCAGTTGGATTCAATGCTGTTCATATAGGCAAAGGCATAGTACCTTATATACCATATTTATATTATTCTAATTCAACGCCATTTAGTGATACCAATATTTTAAGACAATCACTTATTACTTCTTTAATTTATTTCGTTGTATTTTTAGTAATTGGTGTTGTAACCTTCAATTTTAAAGACATAAGGGAGTGATTAGTTTATGTGTAAACTTGTTAAATGTGAATTATTAAAATTAAAATCTATGCTTGGTGTAATTTTAGCGTTTTTATTTCCACTAATACTTGTAGCTATGGGACTTTTGAATGTATACAATGGAACTGTTAAACTTTCTGGTGTGAATGAGATGTGGAATGCTATTTATGTACAAAGTTCTTCATTATATGGTGGAATTCTATTTCCTGTGTTTCTTTCAGCCTTAATCTCCCTTCAATGGAGAGTTGAGTTTAAAAATAATAGCATAAACAATCTTTTAATTACAGATAAATCACATAAAGATATTTATTTAAGTAAACTATTTACTACTTTTATAATAGCTACTGTTAATATACTCTTATATATTATAATTATATTTGTATCTGTAAAAGTACTTCTTCCTAAAGAATCTGTGAAAGCTTTTATATTTTATGCTCCTGTTGTCGGACTTTTATTTTCTCTTCCACTTATATGCCTCCAACATTTATTAAGCATGAATTTTAAAAACTTTGCACTTCCACTTATAGTAGGTATTGTTTTAAGTTTTCCTAATTTCGTAATAAGTTGCTACGGTTTTTCTAAATTCATTCCCTATTCTTATATCTGTAAAGGTATGTTCTTCAATGTAAAAAACTCTTTGAATGTTAAGTGTGAAGCTTATATATTTATAATTACAGCATTACTGTTTATACTTTTAATCTTTGCAGGAACAAAACTTTTTAAAAACAAAGAATTTCATTAAATGATATTTTTAAAGTAATCAAATTATCCACAAATACGTTTTAATCTTAAACATATTTGTGGATAATTCGCTTTTTATATTTATTTTTGTGCATAACTTTATTATTTGTCCTTTGGCATTAATACGGATCTCATAACTGCATTATCACCATACTTCTTCCTTATAGCATCTAAAGTTTTATCTAGCATTTCATTCTTAGGATTAATTTCTTCATCAAACATTGAAATTTGAATATTACTACTGCTGCATAACCCTGAAAGTTGAACTCCTAAAAGTCTTATTGGTTCTTTTCCCCACATTTCAGAAAATATTTTACTTGCATAAAGTATTATATCCTTAGTACTATTAATTGAATTTTTAAATGTTTTTTGATGAGAATAATTTCTAAAGTCACTAGTTCTTATACTAACAGCTATAGATGTACAATACTTATTTTGCTCCCTAAGTCTTTTACCCAAATTTTCACACAAAGATATAAGAATGTTGTGAATTTCTTCTATTTTAGTCAAATCATTAGATAACGTTGTTTCATTGCTTATACATTTTATTTCATCCCTATATCTACTTATATCTGAATTATCTATACCATTTGCATACTCCCATACTATTTTTCCATGACTCTTAAACTTCGCTTTAAGAATATTAGCATCATATGCGGCAAGTTCTCCAATAGTTTTTATATGAAGCTCATTTAACTTTTTCTTCATGCTCTTTCCAACCATAAATAATTCACCTACTGGCAGTGGCCACATCTTCTTTTTAATTTCATAGTCATAAAGAGTATTTACTTTGTCAGGTTTATTAAGCTCTGATGCCATTTTAGCTAGTAACCTATTTGTTGATACTCCAACATTAACTGTAAACCCAAGCTCATTTTTTATTCTTTCTCTAACTATATTTGCAAATTCTACATCTTCCATTCCTCTTAAATCGTTGGTTACATCCATAAAACATTCATCAATAGAATACTTCTCTATATGTGGAGTAAATCTCTTAATTAAATTCATCATATTCTCACTAGAGCGCCTATAAATTTCAAAACGCGGTGGAAATACAAGAATATTGGGGCATTTTTTTCTTGCCTGATAAAGACTTTCTCCTGTTACTATACCGTATTTTTTAGCTGGAGTAGATTTTGCAAGAACAACACCATGTCTTGATTTCTCATCTCCACCTATAACAGAAGGTACTTTTCTTATATCAACTTTTTCTCCATTTTTAATTTTTTCTACAGCAGTCCAAGAAAGAAATGCTGAGTTCACATCAACATGGAAAATCACCTTACTCATCTAAATAAACCTCGCAAAATAAATTTATACTATACTTTCTAATACTGTTGCTGTTGTAATAATTTATTTATAATAATCCATCATAGCATATATCTAAAGTTCACTAACAGCTTCACTTAATACTTTAGCAATATCATCACTAATAATAAGATTGGCCTTATTATCAGCTGATGTTGTACTTTTATTAATAAGCACAAGATTTTTTCCTTTAAAATAATTAATAAGCCCAGCAGCAGGATAAACAACTAGTGAAGTTCCACCAATAATCAAAGTGTCAGCATTGGATATTGCATTAACTGCACCATTAATAATATTATTATCCAATCCTTCTTCATAAAGAACAACATCTGGTTTAACTTTTCCTCCACACTTAGGACAAGTAGGTACTCCTTCTGATTGTAATATAAATTTCTCATTATAAAAAGCATTGCATTTCATGCAGTAATTTCTAAGAACAGATCCATGCAATTCATAAACAACCTTTGAACCTGCTGCTTGATGAAGCCCATCTATATTTTGAGTAACCACAGCTTTTAGTTTTCCCATTTCTTCTAGTTTAGCTAAAGCTATATGACAGCCATTAGGTTTTGCATCAGGATAAATTAATTTGTCTTTATAGAATCTAAAAAACTCTTCTGGATATTTCACAAAAAACGTATGAGATACTAATTGCTCAGGAGTAAAGTTAATTTTCAGTTTCTCATTCCACAAGCCATTTGAACTTCTAAAATCAGGTATACCAGAGGCTGTGCTTACACCTGCCCCACCAAAGAATACTATATTATTACTGTTTTTAAGTATTTCCGTTAACTTTTTTATTTTAGTATCCACAAAATCATCTCCATATTATATTTCTATAGTTATATTATTACACAGATTAGCATAAAAAGAAATCCAAATACAAAAATTGTAAAAAGCATTCTACATAAATTATAAATATTATCAAAAAACATAAATATAATTTTTTAGCCTGTGTTTTATAGCAAATCGTTAAATTAAAGCCATTTTTTTAAGTATCTCTCAACAAACTATAGTTTTAATTATCAATATATTATTTTCTACTTTCTTTAAGTTGTGTTATTATATAAATTAATGAAACATAACTGTTAATTTAAATTCACTAGTTAATATACTATTTTGTCACAATCAAAACCAATATAATAACTTACATCATTTATATCTGTTTTTTATTATTCTAGAAGAGATATCCTTATTTTTCAGAAAATTTAGACTAAATATTCCTAGTAAGCCACCCACTTTAAAGACTCACTGTATTCACTCAAGAAAAAATGATATTAGTTTAATAAGCAAAACTATAATAATATTACATTTCTCAGCTTTAAATTTAAGAATAAATGTAATTCTTCACTCTTATATAACTACTGTTTACACCTATTCTCTAATTAAAACACTTGTGTCAGTAATTCAAAATTTAAAATAAAATTTAGGAGGAATCCCCTATGCATGTAAAAAAAATTATTTCAATTTTGTCGCTTAGCATACTTCTAACTTCTTGCTTTTATGGTTGTAGTACTAATAATTTAAGTTCAGCAAAAACATCCATATCTTCTACCAAAAAAAGTAATAAAAAGATAGTCGTTCTAGCTGCTGCAAGCCTTACCGAAAGCTTCAATGAAATTGCAACAAACTTCAAAAAGGATACTGGAATTAGTGTATCTTTTGATTATGCTGGAAGTCAACAACTTGAAAGTCTTATTAATCAAGGAACTACTGCTGATGTATTTGCATCTGCTAGTACTAAGAATATGGATAATGTGAAAAATTCAAAACTTGTTTCATCTCCTGCTATATTTGTCAAAAATAAAATTGTAGTATGTGAGAATAAAAATAGTAAAATAAAAATATCAAAATTATCTGATTTAGGACAAAGTGGTTTAAATTTAGTTATTGCAGATAAATCTGTTCCCGTTGGACAATATTTCTATAAAGTTCTTGATAGTAATAACATAACTTCAGAAGAAAAATCCCACATATTAAATAATGTTAAAAGTAATGAACTTAACGTAAAAGATGTTGTTAGCAAAGTATTACTTGGTGAAGCCGATGCTGGTATAGTATATAAAACGGATATAAATAAACAAAACATGTCAAAACTAAACACAATCGATTTAAAAGAGTTTAATAGCATAACAGCAAAGTATCCTATCTCTGTTATAAATTCTTCTAAGGATAAAAGCTCTGCTAAACGTTTTATAAATTACGTTATGTCGAATAAGGGTAGAACAATTTTAAAAAACCATGGCTTTACATTACCATAGCTGTGTAGCATAAAAAGAGACCATGCTTATGAAAAATCAATACTTTGATAGAGATAAATTCTTTATAATTCTTTTTAGCTTGCTTACAACTATATACATAATTATTTTATGCCTTCCTATAGCCTCTATAGTAAGATATTCTGGAATATCAAGTATACTAATAACAATACAAGATTCTGAAAGTTTATCTGCAATAAAACTAAGTTTAGAGACCTCATTAGTATCTTTATTTTTTACCTTTTTTCTTGGTACTCCTACTGCATTTTTTATAACTTTAAGAAAAAAACTATTATTAACAAGATTAATTGACTTAATTATAGAAATTCCAATAACCCTTCCACCCGCTGCTGCTGGAATTGCCCTTCTTTTAGCTTTTGGAAAAAATGGTATATTGGGAGGTTTCTTTTCTAGATATAATATTCAACTTACTTTTACACCTACTGCCGTGGTATTATCTCAATTTTTTGTTTCTTCTATATATTATATCCAAGTTCTCAAGACTTCTCTTGAAACAGTACCTATTGAAATCTTTGAAGCCTCTTATGTATTAGGATGTGGAAAAGTTGAAACTGCTATTAGAGTTATTATACCAATGCTAAAAAAATCAGTAATTTCAGGGTTAATCTTAACTTGGATTAGATCAATGGGGGAATTTGGTGCAACAATTGTGTTCGCTGGAAATGTGATGAATAAAACCACCACTATGCCTCTTCTTATTTATACCTTTATGCAAACAAATATAGCTAAATCAGCAGCTTTTTCTTTAGTTCTTTACATTATTTCATTTATAATTCTATTTTTAATAAAAACATGGTGTGCCAGGGACGACTAACTTTTTTCAAAATTATAGTTAAATATAAAAATACCAGAGTTTCTAATAAATATTAAAACATTATATTATTAGAAAACCCCTGGTATTCATATATTTAAATAACGTAAACTAAAATTATTTATCTTAAAGCATAATTTCTTATTAATAATTATTTAATTTCTACTTTATATTTATTCTTTAATTGATCAATATACCAACTATATTTCATACTTTGTCTTTCTTGAATTAATCTATTTTTAATAGCATCCTTTACACTAACAAAATCTCTTTGAGTTGGCTCAATTTTTCCTTCAACTTTAATTAAGTGATATCCAAATTGTGTTTTAACTGGTGCTCCAACTTCTCCTATTTCTTGAGAGAAGGCTGCTTGCTCAAATTCTGGCACCATTTGGCCTTTTGTAAATGCACCCAAATCTCCACCTCTCTCTTTTGATGGACAGCTTGAGTATTCTACTGCTGCTTCTTCAAATGTTTTTCCTTCTTTTATTTCTTCTCTTATTTTTAAAGCTTCTTCTTCTGTTTGAACTAATATATGTTTAGCTGCAACTTTTTCAGGATCCTTAAACATTTCTTTATTAGCTTCATAATACTTTTCTACTTCTGAATCTGCTACTACAATATCCTTGAAAACATTATCAAGAGATGCATGTGTCAAAATTTGCTTCTTAGCATTTTCAATTTGAATTTTTACCGCCTCTTCATCTTCAATCCCTGAATCCTTTGCATCATTATAAACAAGTTCAAAAGAAACTATTTCATCTAATAGTCTTTTTCTTCCTTCTGGATTTAAAAATTGTCTTTTTCTGTCCTCAGGAAAAGTATTTATAGTTGCATTTAAATCATTTTCTGTTATTTCTTGGCCATTAACAACGGCTAATACCTTATTTTCCATTTAAATTCTCCTTTTATAAAAAATTATCTACTTATAATTTTAATAATAACACTAAAAGTAACTTTTATCCACACAATAATGTATATTAAATTTTTTTACTTACTTTTTTCATTTATTCTCCCTTATCTTATCAATTTTATATTTATCACAATAAAAATGTACAGCATTCTTATTACACTTATTCTTTAAATATTTTAAAAAATACAGAATATTGAACTCTTTATACAATATAGTATATAATAAAAATAGTTTACTAAAAACTATACAATATTTTTGTAATAATAAATAATAAGGGTGGTTAACATGAAAATTGTAGTAACAAAGTTTGGGGGCAGTTCTCTTGCCGATTCAAATCAATTTAAGAAAGTAAAAGGAATAATTGATGCAGATCCAAATCGCAAATATATAATTCCTTCTGCTCCAGGAAAGAGAACTAATAAAGACTACAAGATAACAGATTTACTTTATTTATGTAATGCTCATGTTAAAAATGGAATACCATTTGATGATGTATTCAAACTAATTTCTCAGCGATATAAGGAAATAGTAACTGAGCTAAACATCGATATCGACATTGATTATTATCTTGAAAAAGTAAAAAAAACTATCGAGGGAGGAGCTTCAAGCGATTACGCTGCTAGTAGAGGTGAATATCTCAATGGCGTAATATTAGCTAAATATTTAGGTGCAGAGTTCATTGATGCTTCAGAAATTATATTCTTTGACAAATCTGGATCTTTTGATGAGAAAAAAAGTTATGAAAAAATAAAAGAAAAAATCTTATCATACGATAGAGCTGTTATACCAGGTTTCTATGGCTCTTCCTACGATGGAGAAGTTAAAACTTTTTCAAGAGGTGGATCTGATGTCACAGGTTCTATAATTTCAGCTGGAGTAAATGCTGATCTATATGAAAATTGGACTGATGTGTCTGGTTTTTTAATGGCCGATCCACGAATAGTGGAAAATCCAAAAACAATATCAAAAATATCTTACAAAGAACTTAGAGAATTATCCTACATGGGGGCTACTGTACTTCACGAAGAAGCAATTTTTCCAGTAAAAGATTCAGGTATACCAATAAACATCAAAAATACAAACAAGCCTTCTGATCCTGGAACGCTTATATTAAGCGACACACATAAAGAAATTAGCTTAGGTACAATAACAGGTATAGCAGGTAAGAAAAACTTTACAGTTATAGCGATAGAAAAAGCTCTTTTAAATAGTGAAATAGGTTTCTGTAGAAAAATACTATCAATCCTTGAAATGTACGGAGTATCCTTTGAGCATATGCCTTCTGGTGTTGATTCCGTTTCACTTGTTATAGAAGACTGCATGCTTGATGGAAAATGCGATAAGATAATAGATGAAATAAAAAAACAGTGTAATCCTGATTCAATAGAAGTTCACCCTAACATGGCATTAGTTGCTACTGTTGGTACTGGCATGGCAAAAATCAAAGGTATTGCTGCAAAAATATTTGCTGCTCTTTCAAGAGACGATGTAAACATAAGAATGATTGATCAAGGATCTAGTGAAATAAACGTAATTGTTGGAGTTGAAACAGCCGATTTTGAGAAAGCTGTTAGATCAATATATACTACTTTCAATTAATACTATTATTAAAAAAGAGAAATGATACTACTAATATCATTTCTCTTTCTTTATTTAGTTTTTATTTTTTTCTGGAACATTTTCCTCAATACATTTTATTACTATAGAATTCTCCTCTATTAACTTTACAACTTCATCTACTCTACTGTCATCTTCACTATAAATTATTTTTATATCAGGTCTTAGTGGCAAATCTTCATTTATTTTTATTACTACTGCTATATCATCATTACTCAATCTTACAATACTACCTTCTGGATATGGTATTACTGATTTTGAAAAAGCTTGAACCACTTTATAATCAAATTTCGTTCCACTATTGGCCATAATATATTCCAATGCCTCATTTGCTTGTATTGCCCTTCTGTAAACTCTATCAGAGGTCATAGCATCATAAACATCAGCCACAGCTACAATTCTTGAAAGAATACTGATTTTATCTCCTAACCTTCCTTCTGGATACCCCTGTCCACCTAATCTCTCATGGTGTTGAAGTGAAATTATTCTTGCTGGTACAGATATTTCATAAAAACCTTTAAGATAATCATATCCCTTTACTGTATGCTCTTTCATTATTTTAAATTCATCTTCAGTTAATGGACCTTTTTTATTTAAAATCTCATTTGGTATAAACATCTTCCCTACATCATGCAAAAGAGCACCTATACATAAATCAAATAATTCATACTTATGGAATTTAAGTTTGATCCCTATTATAAGAGCTATTACAGCAACATTTACAGAATGCTGATACGTGTAATCATCAAAACTTTTTATATCTACTAGTCCTATCATAACATTCTTCTGGGATAAAATCTCTTCAATAATTTCTGTTGCTATATAATATATTGATTTGAAATCCTCTTCACTTTCTTTATAGAGATTTCTTCCCGTA
The Clostridium felsineum DSM 794 DNA segment above includes these coding regions:
- a CDS encoding peptidylprolyl isomerase, with the protein product MENKVLAVVNGQEITENDLNATINTFPEDRKRQFLNPEGRKRLLDEIVSFELVYNDAKDSGIEDEEAVKIQIENAKKQILTHASLDNVFKDIVVADSEVEKYYEANKEMFKDPEKVAAKHILVQTEEEALKIREEIKEGKTFEEAAVEYSSCPSKERGGDLGAFTKGQMVPEFEQAAFSQEIGEVGAPVKTQFGYHLIKVEGKIEPTQRDFVSVKDAIKNRLIQERQSMKYSWYIDQLKNKYKVEIK
- a CDS encoding aspartate kinase produces the protein MKIVVTKFGGSSLADSNQFKKVKGIIDADPNRKYIIPSAPGKRTNKDYKITDLLYLCNAHVKNGIPFDDVFKLISQRYKEIVTELNIDIDIDYYLEKVKKTIEGGASSDYAASRGEYLNGVILAKYLGAEFIDASEIIFFDKSGSFDEKKSYEKIKEKILSYDRAVIPGFYGSSYDGEVKTFSRGGSDVTGSIISAGVNADLYENWTDVSGFLMADPRIVENPKTISKISYKELRELSYMGATVLHEEAIFPVKDSGIPINIKNTNKPSDPGTLILSDTHKEISLGTITGIAGKKNFTVIAIEKALLNSEIGFCRKILSILEMYGVSFEHMPSGVDSVSLVIEDCMLDGKCDKIIDEIKKQCNPDSIEVHPNMALVATVGTGMAKIKGIAAKIFAALSRDDVNIRMIDQGSSEINVIVGVETADFEKAVRSIYTTFN
- a CDS encoding HD-GYP domain-containing protein; translated protein: MRLTQIENVKDGNILGKTLYDGEGRVLLASGSMLTQPIIDKIKSLSIYTLYIEDEYSEAIIEDVIKPEIRRNAIKMVRNSFYKLSKYNSKENYTGRNLYKESEEDFKSIYYIATEIIEEILSQKNVMIGLVDIKSFDDYTYQHSVNVAVIALIIGIKLKFHKYELFDLCIGALLHDVGKMFIPNEILNKKGPLTEDEFKIMKEHTVKGYDYLKGFYEISVPARIISLQHHERLGGQGYPEGRLGDKISILSRIVAVADVYDAMTSDRVYRRAIQANEALEYIMANSGTKFDYKVVQAFSKSVIPYPEGSIVRLSNDDIAVVIKINEDLPLRPDIKIIYSEDDSRVDEVVKLIEENSIVIKCIEENVPEKNKN